From the Limanda limanda chromosome 7, fLimLim1.1, whole genome shotgun sequence genome, the window GATGATTTAGATGACAAACGTACAGTCATGTGTTTGAGGAATCAATGGTGTCGGATCATGTCTGTGTGTCGCTCTGCTCATTTTAACACCgagtcattttcatgatgtttaaatgcagtctcataaactctggaacaaatcaaacaaacactaagtgaCTTCATGAACTGATccggtcctgataactagtggtgagtgtttattagttactgcagcttctgctctgatcatgacgcagctgatctctgagcagcatCTGTGTTTAACTTTTCTTCTTCAAGTCACTGACTTGCTGcctcacgtgaacgagctctgatctcactgcgtGGGTCGCTCTGAGCGTAGGCAGGTATGGGTACATGGAGAGGGTCATTCTACGCATAAATAAATTAACCATTCCGCGTAAACATGTAAATTCTGACAGccctaaataaaatatatgctgaacatttttcttttggTCACCATTACTCTATAACTTTCTTTTGACATCAAGACATTATTATGCAGCTGTAAAAGGGTTTgagaacatttctgtttttatcacATACTTTTTAAGTAAACACTAGTCACTagcattttttataaaattttATATACATGTTCATATACGGTGACAAATCTTCAACttaaattcaaatgaaattaTAAAGGGTTCCAGTTGCTTCTCGTTCATCTTTTCTGGTCCTTCTTATTGTCTGGCCTGTAGTGAGTGGATGGGCTGAAGCTCTGCAGAAAACCTTTCCCCCAAATCTCTGTTGGCCTGCAGGAAACCACCAAGCCCTTTCAGCTGCTCAGTATCCTGATGAAGAGACAGTTCAAATTACATGCCATATTTACatgaatgtgtgttaatgtcttagttcatatttatttttgttctagTGTAAGCGTATATGTTTGCTCTTTGCACCTGTGCATCTTCATCGTCAGTATGCAGtaactcctgcagcttctcctggaGCAACTCAGCCTCCCATTGGCTGATTAAGTCGATCGTGGCTTCCGATTGGTGTATAGAATCACACACTAGACCGTCCGAGTCAACAGAGTCTAGTTGGTCCAGACCAGAGACAGATACGGACAAATCGACAGTCAGCATCTGttcaaaacaagcaaacaagcTGTGAGGCACAAAAAAAAGCGTGGTTCTCAAACTGGACatattttaacacacacacacacacacgcacacgcacacgcacacgcacacactcacacctcaTCTATTTCTTGTCCAACTTTTGCCATCTGTGGTACGTGGCTGAACTGCCGCACAACGTGTTTCAGAGTTGTCTGGTATCTTCTTATCCATTCATCCTTGATACGCAACTCACAAGAATGCATTTACAATCTATCTTTCTATAGTACTGCTGCCAAAATCTTAACGAAAACCAGCTCCTGGTATAGAAGACTTGGTTGCAGCTGGTCTACAGCTATAACAAAAGTGTAATTTAATACTTTTAAATACCTTTTTAATAAtactttaatttgaaagtatTGAAAGTTTCACAAGTTCTCTTCATTCTTGAGCCACTTATCTGTTGACTTGCATGTTCATAGTGTTGAGGTATTTTTGAATATCCTCCAACATTACTTTACATGCcactatatatattatgtatattgattattacattatatctacacaggagaatagtgcctgtctaaaCTCCACAGATACTCCATTCTCTCACTAAGCAGtaccaaggtcaggttatagataaagatcaaccaacagtacattgtagcATCTACGCttagggactttcatatctaactcagatgcacccagacagagaggcaccgaCTTCAACTCTTTTGCATATTTCTCCAGGGACAAGACGTTTGCTCATTTTACTCTgttagcgtttgtatattgtttcacctCCTGGTCTCCTTgctgcatcaagtctacattaaagccttctgcataagacatcagctgctgcctgagttctcctttcaccagcttccagaaaacttccataacacATAGCAAGCTGGCTAGAAGAGCATTAGACTAAAACATAAAGCTTAACCAGAAACAGATCAACTAATAACACAATCTAATAGTTCCTCTTGGTCAATTTGGTGGGGAAAAGGACATTTTCATGGGGACCTTTAGCAGTGATGTGCCTGAATCTAATCtgaattttttaaaacacaaatatttaccAAGGCCTTTCATTTGTTACATtgaatttaacacattttatgACTTTGACCCAATCAATGAGcctattttatacatttacctCTCTCACAAATGTTGAATCCACAGACTGGAAACAGTCACAGGAGCAGATGAGGCCTCGCAGAGCAGAGGCCTCGCATTGATCCGCCCCCTTCACTTTCCCCTGACCTCGTGGCATGTAGGcctacagagagaaagacagagaggagagaggagagaggagagaggagagatggttAGATCGATAGTTAGATCGATAGTTAGATCGATAGTTAGATCGATAGTTAGATCGATAGAATAGATAGTGTAAACTAGAAAACTAAGATctaatgtgtatgtatgtatgtgtgaagGTTGCAGCTCTAAGGAAATATAGTAATATGCTGGTTTGGAATAACTGCTCTAAATGTTGGTACCTTGGCCACTTCCCAGAAGTCTGTTCTCCAAGAGGGAGGGAAACAGTTCTCCCAGCACACGGCCCTTTTCGGCTGTCTCTGGTGTCCCAGGATCTCCTTCTTCCACTCGCTACACGGCCTACATGCTGAGGagagctacacacacatacgcagtGAGAATACTTTGGTAACATCACATTTCAACCAAAATCCTTTAATCCCAGGAACCTTTCCAAATAACTAAATGCTTCCTGGAGATCTCTCGTGCTGCAAGCCCCACCCTGAAGGTCCCTGTACTTAAAGGTTTTAGCGTAAAATACAAATTCAACAAGGAACTCCTTCAATCTAAATATAcctaaatatacacaaacataacaagtgagaaataaaaaaactaaaaatgtcaatgaAATGATATATctgtattatatataatatctgtgTATATTTAGTGGGTCTTTTCCAGTTTTTTAATAATGTGCTGAAAATGTACTGATTTCTCTCATTTGAGTACACATAATGGTAAGTGTAAAAATGATTTTCCTCCATTAAGAGACTAATTGGCATTTTACTAAAGGTTAAAGCTGGCAAAAACAAGTTGTTATTTCATACTTTCTTTGAGTGCCGCCCTGAgtaagtattttattttgaagggtaaAAAGAGCTTTGTCTGGAACATTATTCAGACCCCTGCTCCTGCAAAGTTTCCCAGATCCTGGTGAAAGTTCCAGCTGTGGAAACGTAACTTGAGTCCTGAGTGAGAACCAGTTGTAAAGCCCTAGAATCATCCGGTGATATATTAAAGCAGCAGTTGATCAGACATGACAGGCTGATCCCACCTGGTTGCCTCTGCAGGCATTGGTCTCACACGTCCTCCTGAGCTGCGGGCTGTGGGCGAGCAGAGCCTTGTGGAAACCTCTCATCTGCTGGCTGGTGAAGAGATGGAGGCCACTCTTCAGTATGAGCAGACACCGTCCTGCCTTCAGCCAGTTCTTATACTCCCTGTCGTTGAGACGAAGCAGCAACTCCTCACTCACCATCTTGGCCCTCCTCACTCACTTCCTGAGAAACGAAACAAGTCCAATCACATTACTCTTACTGAGCTCCACCCACTCAGGTTAAGTAACACagtgaccactagatggcgccaTCGGCTTGGTAAACTGCAGGATGTGACCTTTTGAAGTTTACCTGCAGAGATCCAGAGGAAGCCTGGTGGTGTCACATTCTATGATCAGAGCTGCTTTGCCCCACAGAGCAGAGTCACAGATCCGTGACGTAAAGCAACATGCTGTATGACCAACAGTGTTTTGGCCTATACCTGCTTTATTTTCCTCAGTAAActgattttccattttttccccGGGGCTTCTCTGAACCCTGTAGAGCTGAGACTGGGGAAGCTGTTGAAGGAACCTTTCTACTGCACACAGGTAAACGATAGAGCTCTACAGACTCATGATCGCTTCAGCTGAAACCTCATGACTCAGTCAATATTACTCACTTCACTAATAGCACAGGCAGGTATAGAGTCGATAACGAAGGtctcacaaacaataaaactaaaagCTGTGCAGGGTGCATTTGCCAAACCAGCCTGAACTCAAATCAGAC encodes:
- the LOC133005188 gene encoding uncharacterized protein CXorf38 homolog, giving the protein MVSEELLLRLNDREYKNWLKAGRCLLILKSGLHLFTSQQMRGFHKALLAHSPQLRRTCETNACRGNQLSSACRPCSEWKKEILGHQRQPKRAVCWENCFPPSWRTDFWEVAKAYMPRGQGKVKGADQCEASALRGLICSCDCFQSVDSTFVREMLTVDLSVSVSGLDQLDSVDSDGLVCDSIHQSEATIDLISQWEAELLQEKLQELLHTDDEDAQDTEQLKGLGGFLQANRDLGERFSAELQPIHSLQARQ